The following are encoded together in the Glycine max cultivar Williams 82 chromosome 8, Glycine_max_v4.0, whole genome shotgun sequence genome:
- the LOC100793116 gene encoding RINT1-like protein MAG2, translating to MEWLQTLPPPSHLSPSALSFLDHRLHTQLALAEAPTFVAELQTQCSELDRSLDELTRLLGAGLAAYTSFSGEIHGLFGDVTERLIALSSTVVPDGGRGEEDGKGFREELATLAKEVARLETVRVYAETALKLDTLVGDIEDAVSFTMSKNIRKHSSQNSQEMHMLAIKTLKTTEGILTSITKAHPQWKHLVSAVDHRVDRALAILRPQAIAEHRALLASLGWPPPLFALNSLDSDARTANQVANPLLTMQVDLKVQYSENFLALCNLQELQRQRKARQLEGHDREVALRQSLWVIEELVNPLSLASQRHFSKWVDKPEFIFTLVYKITRDYVDSMDELLQPLVDEAKLLGYSCREEWISAMVTSLTTYLAKEIFPSYISQLDEESVIGIQSSARISWLHLIDLTIAFDKRIKSLVEHSGILLSFDDDIMQKISSLSVFCDRPDWLDLWAEIELGDALGKLKPDIQDENNWRKKVEGVVLSSYTDDHKSPLISNAFLRHLASVIDRCRSLPSVILRSKFLRFAGVPIIRNFFDSILIRCQEAEGLTALTDDDAVIKVTISVNAAHYFESVLKEWSEDVFFLEMGMDEDDKTELESNSNSYGELLPESSRRVIFDDEIKKLEEFRTEWVEKISLVILRGFDSHSRDYVKNKRQWQKGEEGWTVSKTLIEALDYLQSKMSVVEVSLNDRDFVGVWRSLAAGIDRLIFNGILISNVKFHNSGVERFGSDLEVLFGVFGAWCLRPEGFFPKSSEGLKLLKMDENRVQECMGGGKRWLKENGIRRLSVTEAEKILKNRVFRS from the exons ATGGAGTGGCTCCAAACGCTGCCTCCACCCTCTCACCTCTCGCCCTCCGCACTCTCCTTCCTCGATCACAGGCTCCACACGCAGCTCGCCCTCGCCGAGGCTCCCACCTTCGTGGCCGAGCTCCAGACTCAGTGTTCCGAGTTGGATCGCTCGCTCGACGAGTTGACTCGGCTTCTCGGAGCTGGTCTCGCCGCGTACACCTCCTTCTCCGGAGAAATCCACGGCCTCTTCGGGGACGTCACCGAGAGGCTGATCGCTCTCTCCTCCACCGTCGTGCCAG ATGGAGGAAGAGGCGAAGAGGATGGCAAGGGTTTCAGAGAGGAGCTTGCGACTTTGGCGAAGGAAGTGGCTAGGTTGGAGACGGTTCGTGTTTATGCAG AGACAGCACTGAAACTTGATACTTTGGTTGGTGATATTGAGGATGCTGTATCATTTACCATGAGCAAGAACATAAGGAAACATTCTAGTCAAAATTCACAA GAAAtgcatatgcttgctattaAAACACTGAAAACAACAGAAGGCATATTAACTTCAATTACAAAAGCACATCCCCAGTGGAAGCATCTTGTATCAGCTGTTGATCACAGAGTAGACCGAGCTCTTGCTATTTTGAGGCCCCAGGCAATTGCTGAGCATCGGGCACTTCTTGCTTCGCTTGGATGGCCCCCACCTCTTTTTGCCTTAAACTCCTTGGATTCAGATGCAAGGACTGCAAATCAAGTTGCGAATCCTCTACTGACCATGCAAGTGGATCTTAAAGTCCAGTACTCTGAAAACTTTCTTGCTTTGTGCAACCTACAGGAGTTGCAACGACAAAGGAAAGCCAGACAACTTGAGGGCCATGACAGGGAAGTTGCTCTACGACAATCACTTTGGGTAATAGAAGAGCTTGTGAATCCCTTATCATTGGCTTCCCAACGACATTTCTCAAAATGGGTTGATAAACcagaatttatttttactctTGTATATAAAATCACAAGGGATTATGTTGATTCTATGGATGAATTGTTGCAGCCATTGGTTGATGAAGCAAAGTTGCTTGGTTACAGTTGTAGAGAAGAATGGATCTCAGCAATGGTAACCTCTTTAACCACATACTTGGCAAAAGAAATTTTCCCTAGTTACATTAGTCAACTAGATGAAGAGAGTGTTATAGGAATTCAGTCATCTGCTAGAATATCATGGCTACATCTCATTGATTTGACGATAGCTTTTGACAAAAGGATTAAGTCTTTGGTAGAGCATTCTGGGATCTTGCTATCCTTTGATGATGATATCATGCAGAAAATTTCTTCTCTATCTGTATTTTGTGATCGTCCAGATTGGCTTGATCTATGGGCTGAAATAGAGCTAGGTGATGCCCTAGGTAAGTTGAAACCAGACATCCAAGATGAGAATAATTGGAGAAAGAAAGTTGAAGGTGTGGTTCTTTCATCCTATACTGATGATCACAAGTCTCCTCTGATTTCTAATGCCTTTCTTCGCCATCTAGCATCTGTTATTGATCGTTGCCGATCATTGCCTAGTGTAATTTTGAGGTCAAAATTTCTCAGATTTGCAGGTGTTCCtattataagaaatttttttgattcCATACTTATCCGCTGCCAAGAAGCTGAAGGTTTGACTGCCTTAACCGATGATGATGCTGTAATTAAAGTTACAATTTCTGTCAATGCTGCTCATTACTTTGAATCTGTTCTAAAGGAATGGTCTGAGGATGTCTTTTTCCTTGAGATGGGAATGGATGAGGATGATAAAACAGAATTGGAAAGTAATTCAAATAGTTATGGTGAACTGTTGCCAGAGAGTTCCAGAAGGGTTATTTTTGATGATGAGATAAAAAAGCTGGAAGAGTTCAGAACAGAGTGGGTTGAAAAGATTTCCCTTGTTATTTTGAGAGGTTTTGATTCTCATTCTCGAGATTATGTGAAGAACAAGAGGCAATGGCAAAAGGGTGAAGAAGGATGGACTGTGTCAAAGACTCTAATAGAAGCCCTGGATTATCTTCAGAGTAAAATGTCAGTGGTAGAAGTAAGTTTGAATGATAGGGATTTTGTTGGGGTTTGGAGAAGTTTGGCAGCAGGAATTGATCGATTGATTTTTAATGGTATTCTCATAAGCAATGTAAAATTTCACAATAGTGGTGTTGAAAGATTTGGTAGCGACTTGGAAGTTTTATTTGGGGTATTTGGGGCTTGGTGCTTGCGACCTGAAGGTTTTTTCCCAAAATCAAGTGAAGGTCTGAAGTTGTTAAAGATGGATGAAAATAGAGTGCAAGAATGTATGGGAGGGGGGAAGAGATGGTTGAAGGAGAATGGGATCAGGCGTTTGAGTGTAACTGAAGCAGAAAAGATTTTGAAGAATAGGGTGTTCAGGAGTTGA
- the LOC100791722 gene encoding putative kinase-like protein TMKL1, with the protein MAFLNPFSLHIPMSLLLFLLFFFCFCKASTTTTTSTTTKSLSPSSSPSTTTSSSDVQLLLGKIKASLQGSNSDNLVLSSWNSSTPLCQWSGLKWVFSNGTPLSCTDLSSPQWTNLTLHKDPSLHLLSLRLPSANLSGSLPRELGGFPMLQSLYLNINSLEGTIPLELGYSSSLSEIDLGDNMLSGVLPPSIWNLCERLVSLRLHGNSLSGSVSEPALPNSSCKNMQLLDLGGNKFSGSFPEFITKFGGLKQLDLGNNMFMGTIPQGLTGLRLEKLNLSHNNFSGVLPLFGGESKFGVDAFEGNSPSLCGPPLGSCARTSTLSSGAVAGIVISLMTGAVVLASLLIGYMQNKKREGSGESEDELNDEEEDDEDNGGNAIGGAGEGKLMLFAGGESLTLDDVLNATGQVLEKTCYGTAYKAKLAEGGTIALRLLREGSCKDKASCLSVIRQLGKIRHENLIPLRAFYQGKRGEKLLIYDYLPLRTLHDLLHEAKAGKPVLNWARRHKIALGMARGLAYLHTGLEVPVTHANVRSKNVLVDDFFAARLTDFGLDKLMIPSIADEMVALAKTDGYKAPELQRMKKCNSRTDVYAFGILLLEILIGKKPGKNGRNGEYVDLPSMVKVAVLEETTMEVFDVELLKGIRSPMEDGLVQALKLAMGCCAPVASVRPSXXXXXXXXXXXXXXXXXXXXXXXXXXXXXXXXXXQPYRNKKWKCYPILSLSIQQHA; encoded by the exons ATGGCGTTTCTGAACCCTTTCTCTCTCCACATTCCCATGTCCTTGTTGctcttcctcctcttctttttttgcttctgCAAAGCCAGTACTACTACTACCACCTCTACTACAACAAAGTCACTGTCCCCTTCTTCTTCACCCTCCACCACTACTTCCTCCTCTGATGTTCAACTTCTCTTGGGAAAGATCAAAGCTTCACTGCAAGGTAGTAACTCTGACAACCTTGTTTTGTCTTCATGGAACTCCTCCACCCCACTTTGTCAGTGGAGTGGCCTCAAATGGGTCTTCTCCAATGGCACTCCTCTCTCATGCACTGACTTGTCCTCTCCACAATGGACCAATCTCACTCTCCACAAAGACCCTTCTCTTCACTTGCTTTCCCTTCGGCTCCCTTCTGCAAACCTCTCTGGTTCCCTCCCCAGAGAGCTTGGAGGGTTCCCTATGCTCCAAAGTCTCTACCTTAACATAAACTCATTGGAGGGTACCATCCCTCTTGAGCTTGGTTATAGCTCCTCCCTCTCTGAGATTGATTTGGGTGACAATATGCTAAGTGGGGTTCTTCCACCCTCCATTTGGAACTTGTGTGAGAGGCTTGTTTCCCTTAGGCTCCATGGTAATTCCTTATCTGGGTCAGTTTCTGAGCCTGCATTGCCTAACTCTTCTTGCAAGAATATGCAGTTGCTTGATTTGGGTGGCAACAAGTTCTCTGGGAGTTTCCCTGAGTTCATCACAAAGTTTGGTGGCCTAAAGCAGCTTGACTTGGGGAACAACATGTTTATGGGGACAATTCCTCAAGGCCTAACTGGGCTTAGGCTTGAAAAATTGAATCTTTCACACAATAACTTTAGCGGGGTTTTGCCTTTGTTTGGAGGAGAATCCAAGTTTGGTGTGGATGCTTTTGAGGGTAATAGCCCTAGCCTGTGTGGACCACCTTTGGGAAGCTGTGCCAGGACCTCTACACTGAGTTCTGGTGCTGTTGCTGGCATTGTTATTAGTCTGATGACTGGTGCTGTAGTTTTGGCTTCTTTGCTGATAGGGTATATGCAGAACAAGAAGAGGGAGGGGAGTGGGGAGAGTGAGGATGAGTTGAATGATGAagaggaagatgatgaagatAATGGTGGCAATGCTATTGGTGGAGCTGGTGAGGGGAAGCTCATGTTGTTTGCTGGAGGTGAGAGTTTGACATTGGATGATGTGTTGAATGCAACTGGGCAGGTTTTGGAGAAGACTTGTTATGGGACAGCTTATAAGGCTAAGCTTGCTGAAGGAGGCACCATTGCTTTGAGGTTGTTGAGAGAAGGTAGCTGCAAAGACAAGGCTTCTTGCTTGTCTGTTATAAGGCAATTGGGGAAAATTCGCCATGAGAATTTGATTCCTTTGAGAGCTTTCTATCAGGGGAAGAGAGGGGAGAAGCTCCTTATTTATGACTACCTGCCTCTCAGAACCCTTCATGATCTTTTACATG AAGCTAAAGCTGGAAAACCTGTGCTGAACTGGGCTAGGCGACACAAGATTGCGTTGGGCATGGCAAGAGGTCTAGCTTATCTTCATACAGGACTTGAAGTTCCTGTCACTCATGCAAACGTAAGGTCCAAGAATGTGCTCGTGGACGACTTCTTTGCGGCCAGGCTCACTGATTTCGGCCTCGACAAGCTGATGATTCCATCCATAGCCGACGAAATGGTGGCGCTTGCCAAGACGGATGGCTACAAGGCTCCGGAGCTTCAAAGAATGAAGAAATGCAACTCCAGGACTGACGTTTATGCGTTCGGCATACTGCTGCTTGAAATCTTGATTGGGAAGAAGCCTGGGAAGAACGGAAGAAATGGGGAGTATGTGGACTTGCCTTCAATGGTGAAAGTGGCAGTTTTGGAGGAGACGACAATGGAAGTGTTTGATGTCGAACTTCTGAAAGGGATAAGAAGTCCTATGGAAGACGGGTTGGTGCAGGCACTGAAGCTGGCAATGGGGTGCTGTGCACCAGTGGCATCTGTTAGGCCAAGCANNNNNNNNNNNNNNNNNNNNNNNNNNNNNNNNNNNNNNNNNNNNNNNNNNNNNNNNNNNNNNNNNNNNNNNNNNNNNNNNNNNNNNNNNNNNNNNNNNNNACAGCCCTACAGAAACAAGAAGTGGAAGTGTTACCCCATTTTGAGCCTTTCAATTCAACAACATGCTTAA